In Zonotrichia albicollis isolate bZonAlb1 chromosome 3, bZonAlb1.hap1, whole genome shotgun sequence, a single window of DNA contains:
- the STMN4 gene encoding stathmin-4 isoform X2 produces the protein MTLAAYKEKMKELPLVSLFCSCFLSDPLNKPTYAYEDTVDLTWCVISDMEVIELNKRTSGQSFEVILKPPSFDGIPEFNASLPRRRDPSLEEIQKKLEAAEERRKYQEAELLKHLAEKREHEREVIQKAIEENNNFIKMAKEKLAQKMESNKENREAHLAAMLERLQEKDKHAEEVRKNKELKEEASR, from the exons ATGACTCTGGCAG CCTACAAGGAGAAGATGAAGGAGCTGCCCCTCGTCTCCCTCTTCTGCTCCTGCTTCCTCTCGGATCCCCTCAACAAACCGACCTACGCCTATGAAG ACACGGTGGACCTGACCTGGTGCGTCATCTCCGACATGGAGGTGATCGAGCTCAACAAGCGCACCTCGGGCCAATCCTTCGAGGTCATCCTGAAGCCTCCGTCCTTCGACGGAATTCCCGAATTCAACGCCTCCCTGCCCCGGCGCCGCGACCCCTCCCTGGAGGAGATCCAGAAGAAGCTGGAAGCGGCCGAGGAGAGGAGAAAG TACCAGGAGGCGGAGCTGCTGAAGCACCTGGCGGAAAAGCGGGAACACGAGCGCGAGGTGATCCAGAAGGCCATCGAGGAGAACAACAACTTCATCAAGATGGCCAAGGAGAAGCTGGCGCAGAAGATGGAGTCCAACAAGGAGAACCGCGAGGCGCACCTGGCGGCCATGCTGGAGCGCCTCCAGGAGAAG GACAAACACGCGGAAGAAGTGAGGAAAAACAAGGAGCTCAAGGAAGAGGCCTCCAGGTAA
- the STMN4 gene encoding stathmin-4 isoform X3 — protein MGGAGDPPPGIFQSRVKGAGRAPGAARPPPWGPGSLFLQNSKNFFAMTLAAYKEKMKELPLVSLFCSCFLSDPLNKPTYAYEDTVDLTWCVISDMEVIELNKRTSGQSFEVILKPPSFDGIPEFNASLPRRRDPSLEEIQKKLEAAEERRKYQEAELLKHLAEKREHEREVIQKAIEENNNFIKMAKEKLAQKMESNKENREAHLAAMLERLQEKVCSQPLHGKSHPHHLQLPPKHPEPAQGPSPSASVGAEAESAR, from the exons ATGGGGGGCGCTGGGGACCCCCCGCCCGGGATCTTCCAAAGCCGCGTTAAAGGAGCCGGGAGAGCGCCAGGAGCAGCGCGACCACCGCCGTGGG GCCCAGGATCGCTCTTCCTGCAGAATTCCAAGAATTTCTTCGCCATGACTCTGGCAG CCTACAAGGAGAAGATGAAGGAGCTGCCCCTCGTCTCCCTCTTCTGCTCCTGCTTCCTCTCGGATCCCCTCAACAAACCGACCTACGCCTATGAAG ACACGGTGGACCTGACCTGGTGCGTCATCTCCGACATGGAGGTGATCGAGCTCAACAAGCGCACCTCGGGCCAATCCTTCGAGGTCATCCTGAAGCCTCCGTCCTTCGACGGAATTCCCGAATTCAACGCCTCCCTGCCCCGGCGCCGCGACCCCTCCCTGGAGGAGATCCAGAAGAAGCTGGAAGCGGCCGAGGAGAGGAGAAAG TACCAGGAGGCGGAGCTGCTGAAGCACCTGGCGGAAAAGCGGGAACACGAGCGCGAGGTGATCCAGAAGGCCATCGAGGAGAACAACAACTTCATCAAGATGGCCAAGGAGAAGCTGGCGCAGAAGATGGAGTCCAACAAGGAGAACCGCGAGGCGCACCTGGCGGCCATGCTGGAGCGCCTCCAGGAGAAG GTCTGTTCCCAACCTCTGCACGGAAAATCCCACCCTCAccacctccagctccctccaAAACATCCGGAGCCCGCCCAGGGCCCTTCTCCGAGCGCCTCCGTTGGGGCAGAGGCGGAGAGCGCCAGATAA
- the STMN4 gene encoding stathmin-4 isoform X1: MTLAAYKEKMKELPLVSLFCSCFLSDPLNKPTYAYEDTVDLTWCVISDMEVIELNKRTSGQSFEVILKPPSFDGIPEFNASLPRRRDPSLEEIQKKLEAAEERRKYQEAELLKHLAEKREHEREVIQKAIEENNNFIKMAKEKLAQKMESNKENREAHLAAMLERLQEKVCSQPLHGKSHPHHLQLPPKHPEPAQGPSPSASVGAEAESAR; this comes from the exons ATGACTCTGGCAG CCTACAAGGAGAAGATGAAGGAGCTGCCCCTCGTCTCCCTCTTCTGCTCCTGCTTCCTCTCGGATCCCCTCAACAAACCGACCTACGCCTATGAAG ACACGGTGGACCTGACCTGGTGCGTCATCTCCGACATGGAGGTGATCGAGCTCAACAAGCGCACCTCGGGCCAATCCTTCGAGGTCATCCTGAAGCCTCCGTCCTTCGACGGAATTCCCGAATTCAACGCCTCCCTGCCCCGGCGCCGCGACCCCTCCCTGGAGGAGATCCAGAAGAAGCTGGAAGCGGCCGAGGAGAGGAGAAAG TACCAGGAGGCGGAGCTGCTGAAGCACCTGGCGGAAAAGCGGGAACACGAGCGCGAGGTGATCCAGAAGGCCATCGAGGAGAACAACAACTTCATCAAGATGGCCAAGGAGAAGCTGGCGCAGAAGATGGAGTCCAACAAGGAGAACCGCGAGGCGCACCTGGCGGCCATGCTGGAGCGCCTCCAGGAGAAG GTCTGTTCCCAACCTCTGCACGGAAAATCCCACCCTCAccacctccagctccctccaAAACATCCGGAGCCCGCCCAGGGCCCTTCTCCGAGCGCCTCCGTTGGGGCAGAGGCGGAGAGCGCCAGATAA
- the STMN4 gene encoding stathmin-4 isoform X4 has product MAIFLGEKKDLGRGAPRPPPWGPGSLFLQNSKNFFAMTLAAYKEKMKELPLVSLFCSCFLSDPLNKPTYAYEDTVDLTWCVISDMEVIELNKRTSGQSFEVILKPPSFDGIPEFNASLPRRRDPSLEEIQKKLEAAEERRKYQEAELLKHLAEKREHEREVIQKAIEENNNFIKMAKEKLAQKMESNKENREAHLAAMLERLQEKVCSQPLHGKSHPHHLQLPPKHPEPAQGPSPSASVGAEAESAR; this is encoded by the exons ATGgcaatttttttgggggaaaaaaaggatttggGGAGAGGAGCCCCTCGACCACCGCCGTGGG GCCCAGGATCGCTCTTCCTGCAGAATTCCAAGAATTTCTTCGCCATGACTCTGGCAG CCTACAAGGAGAAGATGAAGGAGCTGCCCCTCGTCTCCCTCTTCTGCTCCTGCTTCCTCTCGGATCCCCTCAACAAACCGACCTACGCCTATGAAG ACACGGTGGACCTGACCTGGTGCGTCATCTCCGACATGGAGGTGATCGAGCTCAACAAGCGCACCTCGGGCCAATCCTTCGAGGTCATCCTGAAGCCTCCGTCCTTCGACGGAATTCCCGAATTCAACGCCTCCCTGCCCCGGCGCCGCGACCCCTCCCTGGAGGAGATCCAGAAGAAGCTGGAAGCGGCCGAGGAGAGGAGAAAG TACCAGGAGGCGGAGCTGCTGAAGCACCTGGCGGAAAAGCGGGAACACGAGCGCGAGGTGATCCAGAAGGCCATCGAGGAGAACAACAACTTCATCAAGATGGCCAAGGAGAAGCTGGCGCAGAAGATGGAGTCCAACAAGGAGAACCGCGAGGCGCACCTGGCGGCCATGCTGGAGCGCCTCCAGGAGAAG GTCTGTTCCCAACCTCTGCACGGAAAATCCCACCCTCAccacctccagctccctccaAAACATCCGGAGCCCGCCCAGGGCCCTTCTCCGAGCGCCTCCGTTGGGGCAGAGGCGGAGAGCGCCAGATAA